ACCGAGCACCGGCGTCTGAAACACCGTCATGCCCTCGTTCTTCACCACCTCGTAGTTCTGACCGAACGCAACCTTCGCCGTCATCTCGCAAAACACGCTCCCGCGGCGCGCGTCCGCGTGCAGTCCGAGTTGCCCGCCGTGGAACCGGTTGTGGGCGTCGAACTGGTCCGCGGTTCGGGCGATCCCGGGCATGTCCGCGAACCGGAGTTGTGTTTGCTCCAGCCGCAATCCTTCGTGAACCTGGAAGTACCGCCAACCCGCGAGCGCGTTGATTTTCAGAGACTTGTCGTCAACCAAGTTCGCGACCGTGTTCACTTCCCACCCCTGCACCCGGGTCGAAGCGGACACAGTAAACAATGAACTGTTCACCCCCGGTTGCGCGAGCGTCAGGTACTCGTTCGCGCCGGTGGTGGCGTTCGTGTACGGTAGCCCGAAACTGCGTACAGGACCGCTCAGATCCGTCACGCGTTCGCGGAACGTGCGCGTACCGAGGAACATGTACGTGATCTCGTAACCGAGCGTCTCGGACGAATTGAGCGAAGACCCGATCGTGAAGCGCCCGCCGGCACTCGGGTCCGAACCAATCGCGCGTCCCCCAACCAACTGCGTGGTGCCCGGGTCGCCGAATACGGGTGGCAACCCGGTTCGGGTGCCGGATACGAGCGGCGGCACCGGTTGGCGCATCGGCCACCAGTACAGCAACTCGTAACTGCTCCAGTTCGGCCCGAGTGGACCGTGAGGGCGATCCGGCGAACCGAGCTTCACTTCGACAGCGGGCTTCAGTTCCGGCACCGGTTTGGCGTCCGGAGGTGGCGGCGGTTCCAGTTTGGGTTCGGGCTTGGCCGGGAGCGGCTCCCGATCCCCGGGCATGGGACCAACCGGTGTGAGCGGCTGCGACACTTCCTTACCGGGCTGCAGAAACGGCGGTTCGGCCCCGACCGGTACCACCTGACCGGGGGGAAGTGGAGCGGGCGCGGGCGGAGAGGCCGGCACCGGTTGCGCAATTGCCGCGACCGATGGAAATGCGAAGGCGATCACGGCAAGAACCGTGCGCATGCGCGAACTCCCTGCAAGGAATCTCGTCTCGACGGGGTATGCCGAAGTGCGAAGAACGTGTCCAGACGAACCCACCGGGCGGTAAGATGGGCCAAACGCGCCCGCTTCCCTCCACGCTCACGGCACCGATGAACCACCCAATTTGCGGCAATACATCTCCGACGCCAACTTTCCCCGTCTCGCGCCCGCGCCGGTTGCGTTATAACCCGCTCGTGCGGGAACTCGTGCGCGAAACCGAACTCTCCCCACGCGACCTGATCCTGCCGTTGTTCGTGCGCCCCGGCAAAGGCGTGCGCCAGGAAATCAGCTCGATGCCGGGCAACTTCCAGTTGAGCACCGATACGCTCGTGGACGAAGTCGGCGCCGCACGCGATGTGGGCATCAAATCGTTCATCCTGTTCGGCATCCCCGAATACAAGGACGCGACCGGGTCCAGTGCCCTCAAGGACGAAGGCATCGTGCAACAGGCTCTACGTGCGCTTCGCAAAGCCTACGGCACCGACGTGCTCCTCATGACGGACGAGTGCTTCTGCGAGTACACCGACCACGGGCACTGCGGCCTCCTGTGCGATCGTGGCGGCATCCTCGATGTGGACAACGACGCAACGCTCCCCATTCTGGCGGAACAGTGCGTGAGCCACGCGAAGGCCGGCGCGGACGTGATCGCCCCCAGCGGCATGATGGACGGCATGGTGCGCGCAATCCGCACGGGGCTGGACAATGCAGGGTTCACGGACGTCCCGATCCTGAGCTACGCGGCGAAGTACGCAAGCGGGTTCTACGGCCCGTTCCGTGAAGCGGCCGAAAGCCCGCCATCGTTCGGTGACCGTAACACGTACCAAATGGACCCGGGCAACACGGACGAGGCGATGAAGGAGGTCGCCATCGACCTGGCCGAAGGCGCGGACATGATTATGGTGAAGCCCGCACTGTCGTACCTGGACATCATCCGGCGCGTGAAGGAGCAGTTCCGCGTACCGGTGGCGGCGTACAACGTGAGCGGCGAGTTCGCAATGGTGAAAGCGGCCGCGGCCAAGGGCTGGATCGACGAGCGCCGCGTGACGCTGGAAATCCTCACGAGCATCCGCAGAGCCGGGTCCGACATGATCCTCACCTACCACGCACGTGACGTCGCGAAGTGGTTGAAGTAACCGAGAGGTATTATGCCCGGGTGCGTTCTCCGCGTTGACGGAGCCGAGTTCGATCCCGACGCATTCCTGAGTGCATCGGGGTTAGTCGCGGATGCGATCTACCGTCGCGGGGATCAGCGATCGGTCCGGGCCGTTCATACCACCAGTGGCTTTACGGCTCTGGTGTGCGACGAAGACGAAAACGGGTTCGCGGGACAAGTCCGCTCCGCGATCGAGTATCTGCGCACAAACAATGCGGCACTCTCGCACTTGCGAAGTTGTCCTGGTGTCGCAGCGGTATTGGATTTTGGTTGCGACTTTCCTACCCAGGAGGTCGCGGGACGGTTCTACCAATTGCCCCTTACTCTACTCGCCGAATGCACGGCCCTCGGAATCGAGATTGAACTGTCGGTCTACATGACGCAGTGAGGGCTCAGCCATTCGGCTTTAGCGAGTCGCGGAGTTTTCGACGCACGTTCCGCCAGTGATTCCGCATCACTTTTGCGTCCATCTGAAGCAGGTGGCACACGTCATCGAACTCGTGGCCGAGCAACCACAACCGCGCGACCTTCAACTCGTCCTCGGTGAGTGAAGCCAGGCCGGTTTGAATAGCCGCAAGCGTGGACTCGCGCGTCGCCGGCGGACCGGGAGGGGGCAACGGGTTCGGGTACAGGTCGATGATTGGAATTGGTTCGGTCGGGGGCTTCCCGCCGCGTGGCGGCGGCGCCCATCGGTCAGGACGGCGGCGACCCATTATTAGCGCTCCACAAAGAAGTACGTTTCGGCGATCGGGTACCAGCCCTCTGCGTCCCAACCAGTGCGCTTTTCGCGTACCAGTTGAACGTGGTGAAGCCCAACACCTTGCAGGCGCAGGTTATGTAGGTTAAACGACCAGTCACGGACAGCATCGCTACGAGCAAACGGCACCGTATACGCTCCGAAGTCGTTAATCAATTCGGGATGGCCGCTCGGATGATCCAACCACCACACCCGAACGCGAAACTCCGTTGGCCGTGCGCGTGTCAGGAAAAAACCGCGTGAACACTTGGAGGCGCGAGACAGCACGCGGGAATTCGGTATCCTCGGGCACATCGAGCCAATGACTGGCGCCGAACAAATCCCATGCCCGCCACGCCTGACTTTGCGGCCGAACGAGTTCAGCGACAACAAAGTGATGCACGCTCACTCTTCGGCTCATCGGGCGATCTCCGCGGCTCTAATTCACTCTACCCCATCGTTCTCGGTGGTACAATTCGCTCGAAGTTCGCTCTGAACCGCTCCCGCCCTCTTGGTGTCCGTGTTGCCATGAACGATGGCATGATTGAAATTGACGGTTCGGAAGGTGAAGGCGGCGGGCAGATCCTGCGGTCGGCGCTCGCGCTTTCGATCCTCACCGGGCGACCGTTCAAACTGGTGAACATTCGGGCGAACCGCTCGAAGCCGGGGTTGCAGCCGCAACACCTGATGTGCGTGCGCGCGGCCGGCGCGATTAGTAGCGCTGTGTATAAGGGCGCATCGAACGGGTCGTCCGTTCTGTACTTCGAGCCGGGACCGGTCAAAAGCGGCGACTACACGTTCTCGATCGGCACTGCGGGCGCGACCGCGCTCGTGCTCCACACGGTGTACCTCCCGCTCGCGCTGCGCGGCGACAAGCTGAGCACCGTGACCGTCACCGGCGGCACGCACAACCAGCACGCTCCGTGTTATCACTTCCTTGAAACCACGTGGGCCACGTACCTCGCCCGAATGGGTATCCAGGTCGAGGTCGAAATGATCCGCCCCGGTTTTTATCCGCGTGGCGGCGGCGAGATTCGCGCGGTCATCCATCCGTGTTCCCGTGTGAAGGGGCAGTCGCTCCTGACGTGCCCCGAACTGACCACCGCGGGCGGGTTCAGCGCGTTCGCGGGATTGCCGGAGTCCGTTGGCAAGCGCCAGGCACGTCGATTGAGTGTGCAGTTGAAAGCGGAGGGGGTCGAATCGCACATTCCGGTCGAAGAGTGGGAGGCCGCGAATCCGGGGAGTGTAGCCGCGGTGATCTTCCGACAAGCACCCGTGCCGGCTCTGTTCTTCGGACTCGGCGAACGCGGCAAGCCGTCAGAAAGTGTCGCCGACGACGCGATGCACGAAGCGGTCCCGTTCCGCGATGCGAAGTGCCCCGTCGATCCGCACTCCGCCGATCAGATCCTGCTACCGCTCGCGTTCAGCGACGATGCCAGTGAGTACCGCACCTCGGAAATCACGCGACACCTGACAACCAACGTGGAAACCGTGCGGAAGTTCGTGGATCGTACCATTCAGATTGAGGACGGAGATGGCAAGGCAGGAGGGGGTTTGGGGGAACCCGCGGGGGGTTACCCCAACAAATCGGGGGTTGTGCGCATTGCGCAGCGGGTATAATGCCGCAACCCTTTTGGAGCAACTAACACACGATGACCGGCGCCGCGGAAGAACTGACGATACAGATCGCCCAAGTGGTGCCCTGCACCGAAGCCGAGGGGCCGGGCAAACGGTTCGCGCTGTGGTTCCAGGGGTGCCCGCTGCGGTGCCCCGGCTGCTGTAACCCAGAGTTCCTGTCGTTCAAAGGCGGCTCAACAAAAACGCTCCGTGAAATGACGGAGTGGATTCAACAGGCGCGGGATGAGAGCGGTATCGAGGGAATCACGCTGCTCGGCGGCGAACCCACTGCACACGCGCCCGCCGCTCTCGCACTCGCGCGAGCGGCACGCGACCTCGGTTTGTCCGTCATGGTCTTCAGCGGGTTCACGGTCGAAGAATTGCGAGAAAAGGCCGATCCGGATGTATTGGAGTTGATCGGGCTAACAGACATTCTCGTGGACGGGCCGTACATCCGCGAGTTGCCCGATACCGAGCGCCGGTGGATCGGCTCGCGGAACCAGCGCATCCACTTTTTGACGCCGCGTTACTCCTACGACGAGCAGTGGCGGACGAAGAACACGCTGGAGATCCGGGTCGTCGGGCGCGAGATCACCGTGAATGGCTTTCCGGCCGCGAATGCTGTAGGCTTGTGGAAGGGTTGGAGGCGTAAAAAACCAATTCCGCTCCCGGTCGCCCCCGAGACGAAACGTTCACCAGAAGAGACCGACGCCAAATGACGCGCACCGCGCCCCCACCGTCTCGACCGCCGGAACCGGACGGACCGCGGCAGGTGTCGAAGTTCGAGTTCAACTTGCTCCGCATCCTGCGGTTCCTCGTCGGGCACTTCCCGGCCGATCAGGGGTTGCAACTCGTCCGCACCGCGACCTCCAAACCGGACTGCATCAGTAGCGGTGCGGTGGATCTGGTGAAGGACACGCTGGGCAAGGCACTGGTGCTGTTCCTGACGCGCGCCGGCGGCTGGCGAAACGACAAGTATTTGCGGAACAACGCCCCCACCGCGGGCCGCGTGTGGGACCGTATTCCACTCGACGAACGGACGCTCGAATTCTCGCGCCCGGTACTCGATTTCCTGTTCTGGCTGACGGCCGAAAAGGTTCACGAGACGAAATTGGCGTGGGACGCGGCACCGAAAGCGCTCACACCAACTGATGAACTGTTCTTCGCTCTGGCGTTCGATGCGATGCGATCGGACCCGGACGTGCTCACGGTTCTGCGGCGCAAGGACACGTTCGCGCAGAATCCGTTCTGCTGGCTGCTGATGCCTCAAGACGCGGCCGCCCCGGACGCCACTAAACCACAACCGCCCGATTTCACCCCGATGTTCACGGGGCTGCGTGCGGTCCTTCTGGAGTGCATGCAGACATATCTCACCCACCGCTGGGTAAAATCAGAACGGGACAAGGGACAGATCGGCGACTGGAAGAAGATGCGGCACCAGGGGCAGACCGAGTTTGCCGCCCTCCGCAACTTCCTTCAAGCGGCAGAAGCGGCCCGGCGCACGGATCTCGCGCGATTCGTCCTGCGAACCAACGCGGCCGTCCTTCAGTCTGATCTGACGCCGGTGTTCTGGACGGGCGGGTTGCAGGGGAGCGGGCCACAGCGTCTCGCAGACCGTTTGGAGACACAACGAGCAGCCCTCGCCCTGCCCCGGCAGATGGAGATCCTGGAAACTTGGCAGGAGCGCGCCCGGTTCGTCGGGTACTTTGACGAAGACTACCAAGCCAGTCAGATGTGGAAAGCGGACTGGGAAGCGGCCAACGGTGACCGCGTTGCCGCCCGCGCCCGCGCCGCGGTGGAGATGCTCGAACCGCTCCGCGGTCCCGTGGCCGGACAGCCTAGTATCCCCGGCCCCGCGCAAGGCGATGAAAATCCCGAAGGCAGCCCCGGTTAAGCGAGAATCGTCGACGCCCTGAATCGAGCTTTCGTAGTGTGGGCAGCGCCCAGCACTACTCCCATCCGAATAACGGGTTTACCCACAGGAGTAACGATGAGCCGCGCGTACCGCATTACCGTTAAAGAATCCGAAACCCGTAACCTCAAAGCCGGGGACGAGATCTGCACGGACCTCGAAATCCTCGAAATCCTGCCACCCGAAGACATGGCCACGCTCCTTAAAGAGGAACTCAAGAAGCGCGGGTTCGCGGAACAGGAAGACGGCACGATGGTCCGCAAGGACGGCGACCTTACAGTGAAGGTCGACCCCTGCACCGGCGAAGTTTCGGTCAAGGCCGAGACCGAAGAAACGATCAACCAGGAAGTGAAGCGCGAGGCCACCGGCTTCAACGACGTCGGGCCGAACGAAAAGAACCTCCGCGAGAAGGTCAAGGACCAGCTCAAGCAAGACCTCGACAAGAAGTTCGATCAGGAACAGTCGCGACTCCAGGGCAAGGCGACCGAGGCGCTGGAAAAGCACCTCCAAGAACTCCAGCCCGAAATCTCTGAAGTAGTCAACCAGGTGACCCGCGACGCACTCAAGCAGAAGGCCCAGCAGATGGGCACCGTGAAGGAAATCAGCGAGGACGCCGAGAGCGGCTCGCTCACGATCAAGGTGGAGGTGTGAGGATCTTTTACTCGCCAACAGCTTCCTCCAACGCCTTTTCGCGTAATAGGCGTTGAGCCTGTAGCGCGAGCAATCAGCTACAAGGAATCACATGCAACCAAACGATTACCTCGTCGTACAGGATGATTACCTCGATGTGACTCCTGGTGACGAAGTGCGTACCCTCGGTGTCCAAACACCGGCTGATGGCCATTGGCACGAGCATATGACTCAAGCCGGTAAGCAAGTCTGGGTTCGGCGCGTCCTTCACCCACAAGCGTGCGTTACCCTGACAGCCCAACGTCCTACGAGCAATTAAGTCAGGGGCGTCACGAACGCAGTTGCGTCGCGTCCTTGGGTCTGACCCGAGCACCAAATAAACCACGCCGAACCGCAATGAGCATCACGATCACGGAAAAAGACCTCCCCGCCGACCTCACCCCACCGCAAGCGGTGGAAGCGGCGTACAGTCAGGAACTCGCGGAAGTCGCCAGCAAGCTCATCCGCGGACTGCCCACACTCATCGAGTGTGACAAAGAACTCGCGCCGTACCTGTTCATGAACGTGCGCGACCGCTTGCGTCAGGCCAAACTTCAGTGCATCTACCTCGACGGCCGGCAGCGCGACCCGCAACAGGGTGCGATGCCGATGGGCCTCATCGGGACCATGATCGGGCAACTCCGCGACGCCGTCCGAGGCGCCACCGAGCGCCGAGTGGTTGTGCTTCCGCACTTGGACCTGCTCACCACCAGCCAGGGCGGGCTCACGAGCGAAGCGCGTGAGGTGATTCCGCTCCTGTACGAGAACCCCGAACTCGTGTGGCTCGGGTTCAAAGACCCGTCGTTCTCGCTGCCGAAAGTGATCGAGAACCTGTTCCCGCACTGGCTGAGCATCCTCGGTATCTCGCGGAACCGGTTGCGCCACCTCATCACGCAGAAGGAGAGCCGCAAGTTCGGCAAGGACTTCTCACCGTGGCAGCTCTACAAGTACGTCTCCGGTGTGAACGCGGTGCGCCTGCGCCGGCTGCTCTCCACGCTCGAAGGTGAGGACTACCCCGCCGACCCGAAGCGCGCCTACGCGCAAGTGCGGCAGTCCACGCTCAGCGGGAACATGGAGATCCCGTCCGTCGATCTAGAAAAAGACATCGGCGGCTACGCGAAGGTGAAGGCGAAGCTCAAGAGCGAGATCCTCGACACGCTCTCGAAGCGCGACCGCGCCACGGACCCCGAAGAGGTTTCGCGCCTCGAAGAGCTCATCCCACGCGGCATGATCTTCTGGGGGCCGCCGGGTACGGGTAAGACGTACTTCGCGAAGGCCATCGCCGCCAGCATCGGCGCCGCGATCACCATCGTGTCCGGCCCGGAACTGAAGTCGAAGTGGGTCGGCGAATCGGAAGAGAATCTGCGCCAGATCTTCCACAAAGCCCGGCAGTCGGCGCCGTCGATCATCGTGTTCGACGAAATCGACTCGTTCGCCACCGCCCGCGGAACGTACACCGGCAGCGGCGTCGAGCACTCGATGGTGAACCAACTGCTTACCGAAATGGACGGGTTCCACAAGGACGAGCTCGTGTTCATCGTGGGCACGACCAACTTCGTGGAATCGCTCGACCCCGCCCTGCTCCGCCCCGGCCGGTTCGAGTTCCACATCCACATTCCGTACCCGGACGACGACGACCGCCGCGCCATCTTCGAGATCTACAACAAGAAGATGAAGCTCCAGTTCACCGAAGAGGCGATGGAGTACGCGATCAATCGTACCGGCATCCGGTACATGACGCCGACCGGCACCGCGTTCAGCGGCGACCACCTGAATGCTCTATGCCGCTCGGTGGCCCGCCTCCGGATGCGCGAGAACATTACTGGTGAAACGACGCCGAAGCTGATCGAGAAGGCGATCACCGAGTTCGACGAGAAAGTGGAAGTTCACGAAAAGGATCTACCCGTCGTGGCGACCCACGAGGCCGGGCACTTCCTCGTGTCCATCTTCTGCGAACACCACCAACAGCCCGAAAAGGTGACCATTCAAAGCGACATGCCCTGGGCGCCGTTCTTCACGCAGTTCAAACACGAGAAGAACCGGATCGGTATGAGTCGTAACGAGATGCTCGATCAGATCACGGTGCTCTACGGCGGGATCGAAGCCGAGCGGTTGCTCGTCGGCGATGTGTCTACCGGTGCCAGCGGGATGGGGTCGGCGAACTCAGACCTCTCGCGGGCGTCGCTGTTCGCGGAGTACATGGTCGAAGTGTGCGGGATGTCGAACCTCGCGGCCCCGCTGCGCTCGTTCCGCGACCACAAGGGCGACCGGCAGGTGCTTTCCGGCTCGATGGCCGAGGCCATCGACCGTCAGGTGAACACACTCATCGTTGAAGCGCAAGCTCGCGCCGCAGCGATTCTCACCAAGCACAAAGCGGACCTCCTGAAGATCCGCGACGAACTGACAGAGAAGAAGACGATCGAGGGCGAACGGACGAAAGAGATCATTGAAGATCTGCGAGCGCGATTCCCGAAGGATGTGGGGGCGCCCGGCCCGGAGGTGAAACTCGGTACCGGTGCCGGCACCACAACGGAAGCGGGCGCCGAGAAAAAAACCTCGAAGAAAAAAGACGACTGACGCGGCGACCGGCCGTTTGCCAAATAGCGTTGCGTGACCTCCGAACAACGAGAGCGAAATTATGGCCGAAATGATTATCATGCTCCGCCGCGATCCGAACACCGGCAAGCAGAACATTATCATCAAGCTCGATTCCGACCCGGACGCGCTGCCGATCGAGCACGAGCAGATGCACCGCGCACTTGTTGAGAAGCTCATCGGCAAGGGCGTAAAGCCCGAGGACATGGGCGAACTCATCATCGAGCGCGAGAGCGAGGCGCAACCGTCCGGCCCGGTGAGTCAGCCCAACGAGCCGGAAAAACAAAAGGCCAGCAATAAGGGATCGTAACGAGTAGCGCACAGGGTTTCCGCTCTGTGCGTCCCTTATAAGCACTCAAACTCAAGCACAGCCCTTTTCGCAGTTGAACCCATGATCCTGCTGTTCCCCGATCTCGACACGGTTCGCCTCGCCCTCACGAGCGGCATCGTACCCACGGACGTGACCCTCGCGCCCGCGGCCGTGAGCTTCGACGACCAGGGCAAGATCTACATCGAATCGACCGCGAACCTGACGCGCACGGTCACGAAGAACCTCGACCGCATCGGCGTGAAGGGGTCGAAGCGCCACGCCGTCGACAACCCGCAAGAGATCACCTGCTGGCCGCAGTTGCTACCCGTCACGCGCGACCCGATCGCTCCCACCATCTCGAACCAAGCTCCGGTGCTCTTCGAGTTGGAGAAAGCGGACGACCTCCCCGTGCTCGTGACCGAAATGCTCCGGCTGGGTAACGACCGGCAGGGGTTCCGGTGGTTCGCGACGGACGGCGACGCCGAGAGCAAGCGGGTACTGCTCCGCGTCATCGGCCCGCCGTACTACACCCTGCTCCGAGCTATCGACAAGGGCGCGTCCGGCACCTCGGGCACGGTCCGCGCCTATCTGGAGCGCGCGCCGCGGGTGTGGGTCGAGGTCGGGCACACGCTTCCGCTCGCGCAGCAGCTCCGCGTTTCTGACAAACAGCTCCTCCTCATTCGCGAGCCGCGCGAGTGGACTTATTTGGACGAAGCGCCATTCCAAGACGTGTACGACATCATGCAGTTCAAGCTGCCGGCGGCGCCGGTGGCCTGGACCGAAACCAAAGCGCCCAAGAAGATGTCGGTCCCGCTGCGGCTCGCCGGCGGTAACGCGAGCGACACAGCCGAACTGTGGGTGCTGCGCGAAAACGCCATCGAGCAACTCGATACACTCGTGCGCGACTCCGACGACCGCTTGCTCCAGCGCCTCATGTTCGCGGTCGCAACGGACGCGCAAGGCGCCCGCACGGTCGTGCTCCGCGTGCGCCCGTCGAAGCTCACGCCCCCGGTACTCGCGCTCGACAACGCGCTGGCGTTCAAGCCATTCTGGAAGCTACCGAACCTGTTCCTCCCAGTCGGCAAACGGCTCCACCCCACGCTCCGGCGTGACGCAGTACGCAAGCTCCTGGCCGACGACGCCGATCAGGTCGTGTGGCTCTACCCCGACGACAAAGGCGGGTTCACGCCGGAGTTCGTCCCGGACGCGGCGTTCCGCTCGCTCGAAGACTGGGTCGATTACGTCATCGAAGCAGAGCAACAGGCTCTCGCGGCCTGGATCGAGGCCACGCGATTCGACTTCGACCACTTCGTCTGCAAGGACGTGGGCGGTCCGAAGAACAAACCGGATAAGGGCGATAAAGACTCGAAGGAAAAAGACGACGATGTGAAGGCACCGAAGGGCGTCGGCACCGCGCCCAAAGCCGGCGTGAAGGGCAAGCCCGGGACCGGTAAACCGACCACGACGGCCGAGTTCTTGCCGCCCGCCGAAGAGGTGAAGAAACCGAACGAGTGGAAAATCAAAGCCACGGAACTGGAAACTCAGTTCCTCACGCTCGACGGCCCGCTCGACGCCCCCGAACGCCAGGCGATCTGGCCCGAACTCGCGGCGGCGTATTCGGGCGCCAAAGAGCCAATGGACGCGGCCATCTGCTGGCTCGACGCGCTGTGGGACTCGGACCCGCTCCCTCCGGCGTGGCTCGCGGGGTGGGTGCGAAGTGAACTCCCGGGCGCCGGCGCGACCATCAAGGCCGACGAGTTCGACAAGCTCCTGAACCACACGGGCACGGGATTGGCCGAGTCGCGTGCGGTGGTGTCTGCGTTCCTGTGGCTCGCGTCCCAGCAACCGGTCCCGTCCTGGCTCCCGGCTCGGCTCCCGGCGGTCCAGAATTACCTCGAAACGCACGACAGTTCGCTCCCGGTCCGGGCCGTGTGGCTCGCGGGGTTCCGGCTCGCGCAGCTCTCCGGCGCGGACGTATTGGGACTCGCCCGTGTCCGCGACCGACTCCTGAAGCGGCTGCTCGAACAGGGGCTCCAGGCCGAACGCGACTTGCCGTACTTCCTCCGCGTGGCCGGGGTCAAAGACTCCGAGCGCATGCGGGTGGTGCGCGACAAGTCGATGGAGTTGCACACCACGATCCGCAAGTGGATCGACGACTCCGCCGCGGTGCAGAAGAACGAGCACCTCAAGGCGAACCACCCGCTCGTGGACCTGCTGTTCGCGTTCGCGGTGGCGAAACTCGGTGAAACGACTCAGGCCAAGAAGCTCCTCGACGACGCTCGCAAGGCAATGGAGGGGCCGGTCCCGACCGGAACCGGTTCACAGTCGGAACAGACGGTCACAGCGGCCGTTGTTCACAACTTCCTCTTCAAAGCGTTCCGGTACCGCATCGAGCAAGTGCTGGCTGGGAAGCCGCACTCCGGACAAATGTCCCCGGAGGTACTCGACGAGCTGGAAGACATCACCAAGAAACAGGGCACCGGCCCGGTGAACAACCCGTACAAACTGGCGAAGTACGTGGTCGACCGGATGCGCGAACAGTCCCGCATCATGGAACCCAACGAAAAGCCCGACCCGTATGCGGACTGGACCAAGCACAGCGACGAAGTGAAGAAAGCGCTGGCCGAGCTGCACACGATCCGCGACCCAAACAAACTCGCGGAGCGGATTCGCAAGTTGTACAAAGATGGCGTGCCCGGCAAGCCACTCAAGGAAGTGCAGTTCCACGTACTCCACGAGGGGTTGCCGCTCGCGGCGCGCGTGAGCGAGTCGTTCACGGTTGAACTGCTCGCGCTGGTTCCCGCCGCACTCCAGGGATCGGGCGGGGCGAACGAACCGCCGGACATGCCCAAGAAGCAAGGGGAACTGCTCGAGCGCGCGATGTTCCAGGCGGGGCACTTCGCCCGCGAAGACATCGTGAAGAAGCTCGTGGACGATTTCACCGCGCTCGTTCACACGAAGCCGCAGGAGATGCGGTTCAAGTTGATTAACGTGGTCGCGGGCCAGTGCATGCGGAGCCTCAAGAAGCTCGGCCTGTCGAACGAGATCGACCGGTTCCTGACCAAGCTCCACAGCGAGGTGCTGGGCGGCGCGTCCACCGAGGATTTGAGGAAGAAGCACCAAGCCAAGCCGGAAACGTGGGGCGCGGTGCTCCAGACGCTGCTCAACCTGGCCGGCGGGTGGCTCCACTTCGGTCGAAAAGACCGAGCGGACCCGATCCTGGACGCGGCGCGGAACGAGTTGCTCCACTCGAACGCGGTCACGCTCCCGCCCAAGGACTACACGGAACTGGCTCGGGCCTACGTTACCGCGCTGGGCCAGGGGCAGGCCGAAAGAGCACTAGTGAGCATGGTTGAGCTGTTCAAGCGGATGTCACCGGCCAAAATCACGAACACGTGGACCACCGCGCAATACTACTCGAGGTTCCACCTGAATCTCGTGGAAGACGTGATCCGCGCCGTGGTGAACGACGACGCGGCCCTCGGGCCGTCCGGACGCCGGT
This region of Gemmata massiliana genomic DNA includes:
- a CDS encoding BBP7 family outer membrane beta-barrel protein yields the protein MRTVLAVIAFAFPSVAAIAQPVPASPPAPAPLPPGQVVPVGAEPPFLQPGKEVSQPLTPVGPMPGDREPLPAKPEPKLEPPPPPDAKPVPELKPAVEVKLGSPDRPHGPLGPNWSSYELLYWWPMRQPVPPLVSGTRTGLPPVFGDPGTTQLVGGRAIGSDPSAGGRFTIGSSLNSSETLGYEITYMFLGTRTFRERVTDLSGPVRSFGLPYTNATTGANEYLTLAQPGVNSSLFTVSASTRVQGWEVNTVANLVDDKSLKINALAGWRYFQVHEGLRLEQTQLRFADMPGIARTADQFDAHNRFHGGQLGLHADARRGSVFCEMTAKVAFGQNYEVVKNEGMTVFQTPVLGGLATQGIGGSGIYVQPSNAGRTANGVFAVVPEGTIKFGFRLGDSGRVYFGYTFIYLSDAVRPGDQIDRTLNPSQIPIVNGIGAAVVSDRPARIVNRSDFWTQGLIIGLETRY
- the hemB gene encoding porphobilinogen synthase, giving the protein MNHPICGNTSPTPTFPVSRPRRLRYNPLVRELVRETELSPRDLILPLFVRPGKGVRQEISSMPGNFQLSTDTLVDEVGAARDVGIKSFILFGIPEYKDATGSSALKDEGIVQQALRALRKAYGTDVLLMTDECFCEYTDHGHCGLLCDRGGILDVDNDATLPILAEQCVSHAKAGADVIAPSGMMDGMVRAIRTGLDNAGFTDVPILSYAAKYASGFYGPFREAAESPPSFGDRNTYQMDPGNTDEAMKEVAIDLAEGADMIMVKPALSYLDIIRRVKEQFRVPVAAYNVSGEFAMVKAAAAKGWIDERRVTLEILTSIRRAGSDMILTYHARDVAKWLK
- the rtcA gene encoding RNA 3'-terminal phosphate cyclase; its protein translation is MIEIDGSEGEGGGQILRSALALSILTGRPFKLVNIRANRSKPGLQPQHLMCVRAAGAISSAVYKGASNGSSVLYFEPGPVKSGDYTFSIGTAGATALVLHTVYLPLALRGDKLSTVTVTGGTHNQHAPCYHFLETTWATYLARMGIQVEVEMIRPGFYPRGGGEIRAVIHPCSRVKGQSLLTCPELTTAGGFSAFAGLPESVGKRQARRLSVQLKAEGVESHIPVEEWEAANPGSVAAVIFRQAPVPALFFGLGERGKPSESVADDAMHEAVPFRDAKCPVDPHSADQILLPLAFSDDASEYRTSEITRHLTTNVETVRKFVDRTIQIEDGDGKAGGGLGEPAGGYPNKSGVVRIAQRV
- a CDS encoding 4Fe-4S single cluster domain-containing protein → MTGAAEELTIQIAQVVPCTEAEGPGKRFALWFQGCPLRCPGCCNPEFLSFKGGSTKTLREMTEWIQQARDESGIEGITLLGGEPTAHAPAALALARAARDLGLSVMVFSGFTVEELREKADPDVLELIGLTDILVDGPYIRELPDTERRWIGSRNQRIHFLTPRYSYDEQWRTKNTLEIRVVGREITVNGFPAANAVGLWKGWRRKKPIPLPVAPETKRSPEETDAK
- a CDS encoding AAA family ATPase encodes the protein MSITITEKDLPADLTPPQAVEAAYSQELAEVASKLIRGLPTLIECDKELAPYLFMNVRDRLRQAKLQCIYLDGRQRDPQQGAMPMGLIGTMIGQLRDAVRGATERRVVVLPHLDLLTTSQGGLTSEAREVIPLLYENPELVWLGFKDPSFSLPKVIENLFPHWLSILGISRNRLRHLITQKESRKFGKDFSPWQLYKYVSGVNAVRLRRLLSTLEGEDYPADPKRAYAQVRQSTLSGNMEIPSVDLEKDIGGYAKVKAKLKSEILDTLSKRDRATDPEEVSRLEELIPRGMIFWGPPGTGKTYFAKAIAASIGAAITIVSGPELKSKWVGESEENLRQIFHKARQSAPSIIVFDEIDSFATARGTYTGSGVEHSMVNQLLTEMDGFHKDELVFIVGTTNFVESLDPALLRPGRFEFHIHIPYPDDDDRRAIFEIYNKKMKLQFTEEAMEYAINRTGIRYMTPTGTAFSGDHLNALCRSVARLRMRENITGETTPKLIEKAITEFDEKVEVHEKDLPVVATHEAGHFLVSIFCEHHQQPEKVTIQSDMPWAPFFTQFKHEKNRIGMSRNEMLDQITVLYGGIEAERLLVGDVSTGASGMGSANSDLSRASLFAEYMVEVCGMSNLAAPLRSFRDHKGDRQVLSGSMAEAIDRQVNTLIVEAQARAAAILTKHKADLLKIRDELTEKKTIEGERTKEIIEDLRARFPKDVGAPGPEVKLGTGAGTTTEAGAEKKTSKKKDD